ACTCTCATTCGTCCGGCTTCACCTTCCCCGGTGGTGCTCCCACCTGCTCTGCAGAAGGTCTGCCGCCAAGCCTGTTCCTGCCACCACGCCTGCGGCCCGAGATGTCCCCAGGATCGTCATAGAAACCCAAGACCTTCCGGACCCCAAACCCGGCAGGAATCCCTCCGCCCCAGGCAGCAACACAGATCTGTTCGAGAGACTTCTGGCacgagagaggcagagcacgctGCGCCCACCCCCGCGGGCTGTCGAGAGGAGCAGCTCGTGTCCCGAGCTCACGTCGGGGAGGCTCTCCTACTCCATCATCAGCAACCTGGACGAGGTGGGACGGCAGGTGGAGAAGCTGGACATCCCCCTCCTGGTCGTCGCCCTCCTCATCTTTGCCTACATTTCCTGCGCCGCCGCCATCCTCCCCATCTGGGAGACGCAGCTGGACTTTGAGAACGCCTTCTATTTCTGCTTCATCACGCTGACCACCATCGGGTTTGGGGACACTTTTTTGGAACACCCTcacttcttcttgttcttctccaTTTATATCATCATCGGGATGGAGATCCTGTACATTGCTTTTAAGTTGGTGCAAAACAGGCTGATTCACCTCTACAAAAGTCTCATGCTGTTCTTCGCCAGAGGGGCATCTGACCATCCTGTTAAACACTGAGATTTCCACCATCTCCGTGTGACAGATGCCAGCTGGGCCTCTTTCCTCGCCTCATCTTTCGGGGGCAGTGCCATTGGAACCGGTGGCCCTACAGGCCATCACTTGAGACCTTGGGGCTTGGAGACAAAGCCTGCATGAAGGCCGATTTTGGTCTTAAGGTCCTGCAGAAATGTGGCCAGTATCTTTCACATCGAGACGTTAGACAAAAATGATCCCCGTCCTCCAAAGCCAAGTTCATTGCCCTTTGTTTGCCAAAAGCCCCACCTTCTGTAAATGAAACCACTTTATGGACATCATAGCTTCTCCTgagacacaagaaaaaaattaacctttgTTCTTGCAATTTGTACTTTCTGCTAAATTAAAATTTACCCGGCGGGGGGGGACACAGAGCTGGTCTGAACAACCTCTTCTCTTGAATGACTTCATGAATGTGTGTGGGGTCAGTGCAGTCTCAGTCCATGGAAGAGACACTGGTGCCACAGCCTGTGACTGTCACCTGTGTTCACGGGGACCTGGGATCATTTGATTGCCAGATTCTGTGCAGATCCATGTTCCCATTGGCATGGCCCACAACCCGCACCGTGGGCTTGGGTGAATCATTGGTGGAGGAAACGGCACTCAGTGGGTGGATAGTCTCCTGCACTGTGTCTGATTGAGTCGCCGTGTGAATGGGCTGGTCTGCGGGGCAGATGCTGTAGGGGCCCCACTCCGGTGCTCAGGTGCTTCAGCTTTCTTTGCCCGAGGACTGTCCCTCGTCACTGCAGCACGGGGATGTACAGGGCAGCCTGGAAGAGCCAAGGGGCTAACGCTCCTGGGAGCAGCCCTCAATCCACAACGGACAGGAGAGGAGAAGGTGGACGGATGAGGCCCAACAGCTGGCCCCTCCCGTGGACAAACTCTTGGCCATCCTCAGTACTGTCTCCCAGAGTTCCCAGTGGAATCGAGCCCTAGTTGCTCGTCAGAACCCCTGCATTGCCCCTCCCTTGAGATCACTCCCAAATAACCCACTTCCACACAAATCCTTGTCTTGGGGTGACCCTGGGGACCCTGGTTGGGGAAAGGATGTAACAAGTCAGCGTATGAGCTAGTTGGCATTTGTAAGGAGCCCTGCGAGGGTCTTCCCATCTCCCTGGTTGGTCATGAGAAATGCCTGATTTGAGAGAATCAACGTTCCTTGACAGCTTCACTGAGAGAACGCTGGAAACACTGTGATTAGCAAAATCAGTCTGCCCCTGGGTACGTGGTAGCCCCAAAATTGCAAAACCCAACACCAAGCGCCAGGAGGCTCCAatcagaaaggagaggaagcaTCTATCTTTTGAAGCTTCTCTGGTCTGCTTTAGGTTCAGGCCAGTGCCAAGGGCCAACCCTCAGATGGGTCTTGGGTCTTCTTTTCTGgatctttcctcctcttccccacagtTATGAGGTTTCTGCCCCTTCCACTCGTTAAGACCTACCTCAGGAAATGGAATTTACGGGATGTGAGCGAGAACCACTGAAGGACAGAAATAGCACCAACAGTGGGATTTCAGGCAGCAGCCACTGGCACTAGGGTTTTCATGGACTTTCTTGACACCCCTGAAATCACAGGGCCCCAGGGGCAGCAAAGCCCTTTGAACTCAAAGGGAAATCGGACTGGCCACTCCCATGAGATCACATGATCAGAACGAAGGGCTATTCAAGGTTCATTCCGTTCTGCAAGCACTCATTGGGTGATTGCCGCTGTCCAGCCCCAGAGTTGAGTCAGGTATGTCCTTGGAAACGGGGAGGTCATTACCGGTGGCCTCCGATCTGTTAGCCGCTCCCTTTCAGAGGCTGTTCAGACCAAACCTGCAGTTTGTCAGGGATACGCATTATGCAAATGAAACGTCACCatcatttgcttattttacttGCGGGCAGGTGCCACGCTAGCAGTTCTGGGAAGTGGCCCAGCACGCCTTCCTGCCCCTCATTCCTTGCCTGAGTGCACTCACATTCCAGCCGCCTCGGGCTATTTACTGCCTCATCCCTGAGCAGGAATGTGAATTCCTTCCTCCTAGGCTTTGCTTGGGGGTTCTCAACCTTGCCTATACTCTGAAACCCAAGGGGCTTTGAAGATGTCACAAGTCTCCCTCCACTCTCCCAAGAGATTCAGTCACTGATCGGGGTGCCGCTGGATTTGGGGTGACCCCAGTGTGGGTCAGAGTTCCGCATCAGGGTCCTAGCTGCGCTCTTGGCCTGAATGCCCTTCTCTCTTCCGGGATGGATGAAGGTTCAGCCCCCATGGCACCGCCTCTGGGTAGTGACCTCTGAGTCCTGGGAGTGGTCACCGTGGTCTCCCCCAGGCTCCCGCCGCACCTACTGTGATCCCTTCCTCCGTTGGAGCACTGCAGCTGGGCCCTCCCCCAACTCGGTCCGCCCAGCTAAACGATCCTGCCCTGTCGTCATTATAGTTCTGACTCCGATCCTGTCCTGTCGTCATTATAGTTCTGACTCCGCGGCAACCCCCAGCTCCGCTCCGCAGCGCGCTCCGCAGCGCCTGCCCCATACGGGGGACGGAGGGCGGGTCTTAGGCGCACACCAATGCCAAGGAGGCCAGCCGCCACCTAGTGCACACCCACCATATCCAGGCCCCGAGCTGAGTTCTCACGTGCACCGTGGTACCTAATGCTCCCTGCAGCATTTGGAGAATGCCTCCCGGTGTTACAAGTGAGGAAgctgagaggcgcctgggtggctcagtccgttaagcggccaacgccgacttcagctccggacatgatcccacagttcgtgggttcgagccccacatctccccacaggagcctgcttccaattctgtgtctccctccctctctgaccatcccctgctcacgctctgtgtctctctctcaaaaataaacattaaaaaaaaaaaagtgaggaaggTGAGGTCCAGGAACTGTCTCTGGGACTTACCGCTAGTAAGCGGcgaaggcaggctccacacccaggtcTGGTCCGACTCCAAGCGGTTCTCCGTGGACCCCCTGCATCAGCATCCCCTGGGGGCTTGTCAGAGATGCAGATTCTCCGACTCCACCCAAGACCTCCTGGATCAATAGGCTGGCCAGTGAGCTCAGCGACGTTTTCACAAGTGCTCCTGATGATTCTGATGTTCGACTCGTAGTGTTTGTTTCTCAGGGTTGGAAACCACTTCTCCAGGTACTGTATTCACAGCCTCCTTGAAAGTCGGTGGGGACAGCCACCGGGGGGAAGATGAGGTCTCCTGGATGGGGGAGAGGGTCCTGAAGGGGTTGGCCGTCTGGTCAGGAAAGCCTCCTGCAGACTGGAATGGGCCCTGTCCCCCAAAGAGCCTACATTCTCTCCTCCCCAATCTCAGGGCATCTTTTGGTTATCAGAGGCGGCTGCTCCCCTGCTGGCCGGGCCTCCCCTGGGGGCTCGTGATCAAACCCCCTGCAGCACTGAGCTCTCGGGGCTGCGGGGTCTCAGCCTGGCTAGAGTCTGCCCCGGGGGAATTAGAGGGCCCAGAAGGTGCCCAGAAGCTTCCTGACAGGAGGCCGAAGGGGGTACCTTGGTGCTCACCTCCTGTACCTCCCACTCAGGGGACAGAACATCCCTGGCCCAACTCACAACTTGTCCCCCACCCCGGGGGCACCTGAACCAAAGCCTTTGGTGGGAAGCGCTGACCCTGCAGGCGGGAGGTGGTCCTGTCCAGCTGTCCCCCAGCTCAGCACAAGGTATCGATAAGCCGGTTCTCCCACCGccctccctgctttttttttttaacagaagaaaattaagttaAGCAATTCTTTCAAGATGACACAGCCAAAGAcatggcgggggggggaggggcgcgggaA
The genomic region above belongs to Suricata suricatta isolate VVHF042 chromosome 2, meerkat_22Aug2017_6uvM2_HiC, whole genome shotgun sequence and contains:
- the KCNK18 gene encoding potassium channel subfamily K member 18 — encoded protein: MEASGPPQARRCFQEALEKLFPRLCFLCSLVTYALLGAALFSAIEGGQGLGPNDPEFDEFLGELCGILKCNRTVEESKKQDLEVLLQKVKPHWFSTFADWSFLSSLFFCCTVISTVGYGHMYPVTRLGKYMCMLYALFGIPLMFLVLTDTGDILATVLSTSYDRFQKLSFVRLHLPRWCSHLLCRRSAAKPVPATTPAARDVPRIVIETQDLPDPKPGRNPSAPGSNTDLFERLLARERQSTLRPPPRAVERSSSCPELTSGRLSYSIISNLDEVGRQVEKLDIPLLVVALLIFAYISCAAAILPIWETQLDFENAFYFCFITLTTIGFGDTFLEHPHFFLFFSIYIIIGMEILYIAFKLVQNRLIHLYKSLMLFFARGASDHPVKH